The DNA segment tagatCCATCTGTTTCACCAAACTCTGAAATACTTCAGTTTTAGTAAAGACGTTTCTGTCTAACACTTAATTAGCTTAATATGTCTTGTAAAGTTGTATATATATACGCCGGTCAACTTTTGATATTTATTTGTTAAACTAAGATCAAGTTGAGATTCTTGGATATTCCAGTGGACCTTCAAGAGTTTATGCCTTTGAAAGAATCCAAAGCCGGCAATATACTGCTAACTATCACcaaatttctttttttctttttttcattttgacaTTCTTTGGCTCATTTCTTATAAAGTTAACATAATTCCCCCATGAAAGTTTTTTTGAGAGATTAGCACAAGAGCTAACTATATTGCCTAAATGGTTCATCAACATCAAGTCAACTTTTGTAGTTAACAAGCAAAGCAATCTTCAAACTTCAGGACATTGTGTCCTAAAATTCGAAAATTGTGTCCAGAAATTTGAATCTTTTGtcataaattttaaattaatagtTCAGAAATTCAGGACACTTAGTCATGTATTTCAAATTAGCAGTTTAGAAATTCAGGACACTTAGTCTCAAGTTTCaaattagcagctcaaaaatTTAGGACACTAAGcctgaatttcaaattagcagctcaaaaatTCAAGATACTTAGTCCTGAAGTTTAAATGAATTGgttaatctttaaatacattataaattatgaatatattttaaataacaagCTTAAAAAGTAGCTACTGGTGCACTTCGCCCCAATATCTAAGCCAGTTAAACGGgtaaataaattattatttttagaataaAACTCTTTGGTCTTTTTTGCCCAGCTCATAAGTGGCCGCATATGACACCTCTCTACATGAGCCAACTTTGTAATGCTTCATTATAGTAAATCAAATTTACTGTGTAAATGATCGGCAAATAGGAGTTATTCTAATATATATGTTGCCATCTACATAGCTCTAGCATATATAATAATGTCTTTGTCCTAAAGCGAGTGTCAAAATGCTAAGTTGCAATTCAGCATCAGAACTCAGTTGACATTCTAATAATTTGCTTACACTGACTTGAATTCCATTTCAAATCAATTATTATAAGGGATTAACAATGTGGAGATAAAGCACGCTTAAGGTTTTAACAAGTTTACTTTGATCAGCTTCAagaaaaaaagggcagcccggtgcactaagctctcgctaGGCCTGGGGCCCGGGGAAGGGCCGGATCAcaaaggtctattgtacgcaaacttaccttgcatttctgcaagagactgtttccacggctcgaacccgtaattgttaggtgtttgccataattttcttaccatatttgattttcctatttgttgaaggaaagggcaatataattaccttaaatgggttttcctttttgtagaaggaaattataattctcctatacttggctagtcctttttcttgtaggaaaaggtttggagttctataaattgaagattcgtccttctcattcagtagcatccacaatgtagtcatagggggtttgagagtcgtgtttaggggaagaactttacgggacaagtgttagtgagTCACTTGTATTttcctcttcgtgaggttgttctctcgatattttgtactctctttttatatagtggattgctcatctccgcggtggacgttggtcagttgaccgaaccacgttaaatgtttgtgtctcttttggtatatttttcctttgttgtatgatttatcgtcgctcaagatttgctttgctagcttccgtATGACACCTGATTTTTACGGTCCTAACAGTAATCTCCTAGTCACATGGCAGCAACATTACTAGTTACACCAAATTTGGAGCCGTAGAGATAACAAATTTGGCGCAAATTGGACCAAATACTAGTCTGATACTTATTGTCTCTTTGCTCAGGTTAAGATACCATTTGACCAAATGAGAACAATAAAATGGAGATGTCCATAAAACATCACTGTTTTGGAGCTAAAATATTACAACCATCTGCTTAATTAACTCCATGTTGCAGATGAAAAAGAAATTTTGTTGTTGTAAGTAATTGGAATGTACTGCCTTGTTTTCACTAATTATGAGTATTACTCTTTGTGATTAAAGTGTTTGTTTTGAGTGGTTCTTGACATACAGAAATTGGAGACCAAATAATTGAATCTCATTTTCGGCCGGGCAGGCCAGTGCATGAAGCATCATGCGTTTATGTAGGGTCCGGAGAAAGGTCGCACCCCAAGAAGGTGTGATGTAGGAAGCCTACCCTAATGGCTAATGCAAGTACCAACGGCCTCGTGACCTATAGGTCGCACAAAACAACTTTATCGCTGCTCCAAGGCCTCCCCTTCGGAAATCTAAGTTTTTCAAAATATTAGGCATTAAGTCATCTGCTCATGCTTATGTCAACTAATAAAGTCAGAGTATAACACttagttttttttagtttatttatcATAATAGGAAGGGTTTAATCATAAGGAACAAAAGATCCTCTGACTATGTTATTCAAATGTGCAGATGCAATTTGAttccttttatcttttcttttccctATGTGAGAGATTATATCTATTCACTCTCCATATAAAGTCAGGGTTATGATTGAACCATTCAAGCTAAAAATATACATTTCGCATATTGGCTGTTGAAACAACTCCAACATCAAAATGGTAAGGTCCACTAAGAATATGTCTAAAAGAAAAATGTTTCAATGACTCAAAATCATGTTTGGCATTTATTgctaattagtttttttttgtgtTAATTATATGCAGGGAATGTGCAGAGATGTCAACACTGAACCCAAACAACCACCAAGGGTAGGGGGAAATAGAGCAACTTTATTTGTATATGGTAAATATTTTGTGACTCTGGGATTGTTATCCAAATAGCCGGCcaaatttattgtttactttttttagccggtatacatagattatacacagttatacacatattatacgtgaattatatatatatatattatacatttgGGGGCTATTTTTAGTTTAGGAAATTAGGTGGATTGGTTAATTCTTCTTAATAATATTGTGATCTTTTAACCATGCAGCTATGGCGGGGATCGATGTCATGGCTTTCTTCGCAACTGGTGTGAGCTTGGTGACTTACTTTTATGGATTTATGAACTTCAACATAACAAAATCAGCCACTGCTGTTACAAACTTCATGGGAACAGCATTCTTGCTAGCATTATTTGGAGCCTTCCTTTCAGACACTTACTTGTCCAGATTCAAGACTTGTGTTCTATTTGGCTGTTTTGAAGTTGTTGTAAGTTAATATCTCCGTGTTAGGTTTAAGAAATAAttagtcccccccccccccaatttcagcttcaacactTCTATCTAATTATGTAACTGCATACAAGCAACTTCAGCTATTAAAAGTGTTTTTCGGCActtaatgcttatcagctactttAATGAGCTAAGTCAAACGAACGCTAAAGTGCATGCTTAACTTTCAGGGGTATGCACTTCTAGCAGTGCAAGCACATTTCAGGCAATTAAGACCCTTTCCTTGTAAGGATGTACCCTTGAGCCAACTGAATCAATGCGAGTCTGCAAATAAAGGCCAATTGGCAATCTTATACGCGGGACTTTATCTAGTTGCAATAGGGACCGGTGGAGTTAAAGCAGCTACACCGCCTTTAGGAGCTGATCAATATGATGAGAAGGACCCTAAAGAGGCTGCTAAATTATCAAGCTACTTCAATTGGCTTATGTTCTTCCTCACCACTGGCGCGTTGTTTGGTGTCACATTTGTAGTTTGGATAAGTGAGAATCAGGGATGGGATTGGTCTTTTGCTGCCTGCAGTATTGTTGTAGGATTGGCGATTCTGTTCCTAACTATGGGGAAATCATTGTACAGAAACAATGCCTCAAATGGAAGCCCCATTACGCGTATTATGCAGGTGTTTGTTGTAGCACTTAGAAACAGAAATCTACCTTTGCCAGAGAATGAACATGAGATTCATGATAAAGAATCTAGAAACGATACAGAGATTCTTCGAAAAACTGACCaattcaggtatgttaagacatTTGACACTCTCAACTTATGTTCAAGTTGATATTTGATATTAGAGAAATGATAAAGCCCTGAAATATTTGCAGGTTTTTGGACCGAGCAACGATAATGAGGACTGACCAGAACACATTCACATCAAGTGCACATGGACCATGGAAACTTTGTACAGTAACACAAGTTGAAGAGACCAAAATTGTAGTCAGAATGCTCCCAATTATATTGAGTACTGTTTTCATGAACACTTGTTTGGCTCAGCTCCAAACTTTCACTATCCAACAAAGCACAACAATGGACAGAAAAATCCACAAGTTTGAAGTTCCAGGGGCTTCAATTCCAGCAATTCCACTATTATTTATGATTATCCTGATTCCTATCTATGAACGCGTTTTCATTCCAATAGCAAGGAAATTCACAGGAATTCCAATAGGTATTCGACAGCTGCAACGTATAGGTGTTGGCCTAGTACTTTCAGCTGTGTCAATGGCAGTAGCTGCAATTGTAGAAAAACACCGGAAAACAGTTGCTATTAAACACAACATGGTTGAATCCGCCACTCCATTGCCAATGAGTGTCTTTTGGCTAGGCTATCAATATGCAATCTTTGGTTTGGCTGATATGTTTACATTTGTGGGATTGATGGATTTCTTCTATTCAGAAAGCTCATCAAGCATGAAAGCGCTAAGTACCGCGATTTCTTGGTCTTCACTGGCAATTGGATACTACACAAGTTCAGTGGTGGTGAGTATAGTGAACAAAGTAAGTGGTGGCTGGTTGGATAATAACAACTTGAACAAAGACAAGCTTGATTACTTTTATTGGTTGTTAGCAGGATTGAGTGTGCTCAATTTCGGGTTTTATTTACTCTGTGCTTCATGGTACAAATACAAGAAGGTAGATGTGAATCCAGAAGATGTTCTCCTTAGTAAGGAGGCCAAGGGGAAGATTGAGACGAACATAGTTTAGGAATTGCTACAAAATAGTGTTGAATGTGAAAACTACGAAAATGTCAATAAATATTattccctctgtttcaatttagattatacactttccttattagtccgttcaaaaaagaatgacacattctacaattaaaaataattcaactttaaactctttattttacccttaatgagaagcttttataaccacataaatgTCATGGCCCTACAAAGTTTTtatcccttaagcttttaagaccacaagttttaaaagtctttttttttttcttaaactccgtccCGAGTTgaactacctcatctaaattgaaatggagggagtattaaGATTGAATATATCAAGTTTAAATTCGGAATCCGTTTGTGAGGAAGACTGTTCGTGTTTGATCATACTCTCCTTCGAAGACAAAAGACTCGAatgggaaaagaaaacaaagaaatggCATGTATAGTTAACGAGAATCAATTGAGAAGTCATAAATGGCTTATGGAAACTCCACAATAAGCAATCTAATATTGTATTAGTGGCTGAATACCGTAATTAGTGGAAACTCCAAAAGCTTATGATATCATCTGCCTACCCCATAACTAAGGACAATAATATAAAAATCCTTCTTATTGGTTTCTGTTTTTGTCAATGTCGCTTATCATAGAAATATTACATTGGACGCACGCTTTGGGCCCCAAGAAAAGGATGACCCGAAAAGATTAGTCACATCATTGTCCACTAATTGCCCACAATACTATTAGGGGTCGTTTGATAGGATGTATTggataagctaatgcatgcattagctttgtgtattaataatacattgtttggtaGATATTTTaaacctatgcattagttatgcaagcattagttatacatcttatttggtattatcctatgcataactaatgcatagaaaacaatggtattagcaatgcaatgagttttaatgcatgcattagcttagttaaaggcaaaattgtccttcaaaatttatgcttgattaaaatatgctagttagtatattaatgcaagttcaaaataatccaaatagtgaaaaataaaattatatccctaataaataaataaatatttaacatatttccttttttataaataaatatttaattttattttataatataggtagacaaataaaataattttttttttaactttttcatataaaaatatttctcaatatatgtttcttttaaaaagttagagtgtggactagttttgagggcatttttgtaaacaaataattcTTTTAGAAACTGTGCAAtattttaatacatcaaaccaaacaatggataagaaatatgtcagtatagctaataccagcataactaatgcaagcataactaataccatcattactaatacaccctattcagcattattcttatgcaccctaccaaacgaccccttagttaTAAAATCATTGCTTTTACCCTCAATAATTTTTGTATGAATACCTTCGAGGTAGCTGGTACCCATAGAATTAGTCCATATACGTGCAAGCTGGTCTTGATACCatggttatttttattttttttttgaaaaaactcaCATTACAATGATTTGTATGAAAAAATTAATTTACATTACAATGATTGAGAAAAAGCTCCATCTTGAGATCATAAACGAATAAAAGTTACCTAATTTTCAGAACTTGACTATTTTATGCAAGCTCTAAACTCTAAAGTTTGTTTAAAATATTACTCCTTCCGTC comes from the Nicotiana sylvestris chromosome 4, ASM39365v2, whole genome shotgun sequence genome and includes:
- the LOC104213269 gene encoding protein NRT1/ PTR FAMILY 4.5-like; translation: MAGIDVMAFFATGVSLVTYFYGFMNFNITKSATAVTNFMGTAFLLALFGAFLSDTYLSRFKTCVLFGCFEVVGYALLAVQAHFRQLRPFPCKDVPLSQLNQCESANKGQLAILYAGLYLVAIGTGGVKAATPPLGADQYDEKDPKEAAKLSSYFNWLMFFLTTGALFGVTFVVWISENQGWDWSFAACSIVVGLAILFLTMGKSLYRNNASNGSPITRIMQVFVVALRNRNLPLPENEHEIHDKESRNDTEILRKTDQFRFLDRATIMRTDQNTFTSSAHGPWKLCTVTQVEETKIVVRMLPIILSTVFMNTCLAQLQTFTIQQSTTMDRKIHKFEVPGASIPAIPLLFMIILIPIYERVFIPIARKFTGIPIGIRQLQRIGVGLVLSAVSMAVAAIVEKHRKTVAIKHNMVESATPLPMSVFWLGYQYAIFGLADMFTFVGLMDFFYSESSSSMKALSTAISWSSLAIGYYTSSVVVSIVNKVSGGWLDNNNLNKDKLDYFYWLLAGLSVLNFGFYLLCASWYKYKKVDVNPEDVLLSKEAKGKIETNIV